Proteins encoded in a region of the Gammaproteobacteria bacterium genome:
- the trxB gene encoding thioredoxin-disulfide reductase, translating to MTDTLHHRLIILGSGPAGYTASIYAARANLEPVVITGMQQGGQLTTTTDVDNWPGDVEGLQGPDLMERMKNHAERFESRVIFDHIKKVDLSRRPFLLEGENNHYSCDALIIATGASAQYLGLESEQAFMGKGVSACATCDGFFYRNKPVAVIGGGNTAVEEALYLANIASHVTLVHRRDSLRAEKILQGKLFEKVDAGKITILWNHVLDEVVGDDMGVTGINTRQVDTGELTPVTVDGVFIAIGHVPNSEIFQGQLELSNGYVKIHSGIEGNATQTSVAGVFAAGDIADHVYRQAVTSAGFGCMAALDAEKFLDAN from the coding sequence ATGACTGACACCCTGCATCACCGCCTGATCATCCTTGGCTCCGGTCCAGCCGGTTATACCGCGTCCATCTATGCAGCCAGGGCCAATCTTGAGCCGGTAGTCATTACCGGCATGCAGCAGGGCGGACAGCTGACCACCACCACCGACGTGGATAACTGGCCGGGTGATGTGGAGGGCCTGCAAGGCCCTGACTTGATGGAGCGCATGAAAAATCATGCTGAACGCTTTGAATCTAGAGTTATTTTTGATCATATAAAAAAGGTCGACCTGAGCCGAAGGCCCTTTCTTCTGGAAGGTGAAAATAACCATTACAGCTGTGATGCCCTGATAATAGCCACCGGTGCGTCGGCACAGTACCTGGGGCTGGAGTCGGAACAGGCGTTCATGGGTAAAGGCGTCAGCGCCTGTGCTACCTGTGACGGGTTTTTCTACCGTAACAAGCCAGTGGCAGTGATCGGCGGCGGCAACACGGCGGTAGAAGAAGCGCTCTATCTGGCCAACATCGCATCTCACGTGACGCTGGTACACCGCCGCGACAGCCTGAGGGCTGAGAAAATTCTGCAGGGCAAATTGTTTGAGAAAGTAGACGCCGGCAAAATAACCATCCTCTGGAATCACGTGCTGGATGAAGTGGTTGGAGACGACATGGGCGTCACCGGTATCAATACCAGACAGGTTGACACCGGCGAACTCACCCCGGTAACCGTGGACGGGGTATTCATTGCCATCGGTCATGTGCCCAACTCAGAAATCTTCCAGGGACAACTGGAATTGAGCAACGGCTATGTCAAAATCCATAGCGGCATCGAGGGTAACGCTACACAGACCAGCGTGGCTGGCGTCTTTGCCGCAGGCGACATTGCCGATCACGTCTACCGGCAGGCAGTAACCAGCGCCGGCTTTGGCTGCATGGCCGCCCTGGATGCAGAAAAATTCCTGGACGCCAACTGA
- the lolA gene encoding outer membrane lipoprotein chaperone LolA, which produces MLASRFFGLMASMQDYSHSIHFTHDTMKTMRNYLTRCIVAIALLTSALNASAQGAADALSRLDALLSGIETMTADVTQLIVESDGGVLEESSIRMKLKRPGGFYWETVEPFPELIVTDGIYLWNYQPDLEQVVVENWDASRSELAAQLLSGNTANLTEEYQLSERDTGETEFSEFVLQPLDADNIYRQIVLTFLGRQLDMIYVDNSNGQKTVWQFANIALNSPLPDQDFVFEPSGGIEVIENTYVQ; this is translated from the coding sequence GTGTTGGCATCTCGTTTTTTTGGTCTGATGGCTTCGATGCAGGACTATTCACATTCCATTCACTTTACACACGACACAATGAAAACCATGCGTAATTATCTGACCCGGTGTATTGTTGCGATCGCCTTGCTGACATCCGCTTTGAATGCGTCGGCACAGGGGGCGGCGGACGCCCTGAGCAGACTGGATGCACTGCTGTCGGGGATCGAAACGATGACCGCGGATGTCACCCAGTTGATAGTGGAATCCGACGGTGGCGTCCTGGAAGAAAGCAGCATCAGGATGAAGCTGAAAAGGCCGGGCGGGTTTTACTGGGAGACCGTGGAGCCGTTTCCCGAGCTGATTGTTACTGACGGTATTTACCTGTGGAATTACCAGCCGGACCTGGAGCAGGTGGTGGTGGAAAACTGGGATGCCAGTCGCTCTGAGCTGGCAGCGCAGTTACTCAGCGGTAACACGGCCAATCTTACGGAGGAATACCAGCTTAGTGAGCGGGACACGGGCGAGACGGAATTCTCCGAGTTTGTCCTGCAGCCGCTGGATGCCGATAATATTTATCGCCAGATTGTTCTTACGTTTCTCGGCCGGCAGCTGGATATGATCTATGTCGACAACAGCAATGGCCAGAAAACCGTCTGGCAATTCGCCAATATTGCTCTCAATTCACCGCTGCCTGATCAGGATTTTGTGTTCGAGCCAAGTGGGGGCATCGAGGTCATAGAAAACACTTACGTGCAATAG
- a CDS encoding DNA translocase FtsK 4TM domain-containing protein, with protein sequence MKTAKEQNETSHMMQRVMREGMLIVYFLAGLFLLIALLTYSPSDPGFTTTGSGDDIYNAVGSYGAWLADFLLYLFGYFAYLFPAFLAYQAYRSFQESELEKGFSWSLFGLKIAGFTLVVLAACGLATLHMANGTPDAFNAGGIIGSLVADLTVPVFAVLGATLLCIALFLFGLTITAEISWLQVIDGLGAMTLGLIASVTEYLRRWSDERRQKSVTRNRLETRKRELKTQLAKEKKRVPPTIAAPPAKPVEPSKRVEKEKQGKLFPASSVKELPGLSLLDQGQENPEGGYSKESLEAMSKLLEIKLKDFGIDIEVTAVNPGPVITRFEVQPAPGIKVSRITNLVKDLARSLAVVSVRVVEVIPGKTVIGIEIPNENREIILLSQVLASHEFDKASSPLSLALGHDIVGKPVIVDLAKMPHLLVAGTTGSGKSVGINAMILSMLYKSTPEHVRMIMIDPKMLELSVYDGIPHLLTPVITDMKDAANGLRWCVAEMERRYKLMSMLGVRNLAGYNKKVLEASKLGKPILDPLWQPDPMILEEEQAASELEPLPHIVVLVDELADMMMVVGKKVEELIARIAQKARAAGIHLILATQRPSVDVLTGLIKANIPTRLAFMVQSKVDSRTILGEGGAEQLLGHGDMLLLPPGGGVATRVHGAFVSDEEVHRVVADWKQRGSPQYVHEITQGVDETAMGMGGGASGGEGEEDDDLYDEAVRFVTESRKASISAVQRKLRVGYNRAARMIETMEAAGVVSEMGSNGSREVIAPPPPRD encoded by the coding sequence ATGAAAACGGCGAAAGAGCAAAACGAGACCAGTCACATGATGCAGCGCGTGATGCGCGAAGGCATGTTGATTGTCTACTTCCTGGCCGGGCTGTTTCTGCTCATAGCCTTACTGACCTACTCGCCCAGCGATCCAGGTTTTACAACCACTGGCAGCGGTGACGATATCTATAATGCGGTTGGCAGCTATGGAGCATGGCTGGCCGATTTCCTGCTTTACCTGTTTGGTTACTTTGCTTACCTTTTTCCGGCCTTCCTGGCTTACCAGGCCTACCGCTCTTTTCAGGAGTCAGAACTCGAAAAAGGCTTTTCCTGGTCCCTGTTCGGGCTCAAGATCGCCGGTTTTACGCTGGTAGTGCTGGCGGCCTGTGGCCTAGCCACCCTGCATATGGCGAATGGGACGCCGGACGCTTTCAATGCCGGGGGCATCATTGGTTCCCTGGTGGCTGATCTGACCGTTCCGGTCTTTGCAGTCCTAGGTGCTACGCTGCTTTGCATCGCACTCTTTCTATTCGGGCTGACTATTACGGCAGAAATTTCCTGGCTGCAGGTTATCGATGGTCTCGGGGCCATGACGCTAGGCCTGATCGCTTCCGTTACCGAGTACCTGCGCCGCTGGAGTGACGAGCGTCGGCAGAAGTCTGTGACCCGCAATCGACTGGAAACCCGTAAGCGCGAGCTGAAAACCCAGCTTGCCAAAGAAAAGAAACGGGTTCCGCCCACTATCGCGGCGCCTCCCGCGAAGCCAGTGGAACCCAGCAAACGGGTGGAGAAAGAAAAGCAGGGGAAACTGTTCCCCGCTTCGTCGGTAAAAGAATTGCCGGGGCTGAGCCTGCTGGATCAGGGGCAGGAAAATCCAGAAGGCGGGTATTCCAAGGAATCACTGGAAGCCATGTCCAAGCTGCTGGAAATAAAGTTAAAGGACTTTGGTATTGATATCGAAGTGACGGCGGTCAACCCCGGCCCGGTGATTACCCGGTTTGAAGTGCAGCCGGCGCCGGGTATCAAGGTGAGCCGGATCACCAACCTGGTGAAGGATCTGGCCAGATCCCTCGCCGTGGTGAGTGTTCGCGTAGTTGAGGTGATTCCCGGCAAAACCGTCATCGGAATAGAGATTCCCAACGAGAACCGCGAGATTATTCTGCTCAGCCAGGTGCTTGCCTCCCACGAGTTCGACAAGGCGAGTTCACCGCTCAGCCTGGCGCTTGGCCATGATATCGTGGGTAAGCCGGTCATCGTCGACCTGGCAAAAATGCCGCATCTGCTGGTAGCGGGCACCACCGGCTCCGGTAAATCAGTCGGCATCAACGCCATGATTCTCAGCATGCTGTACAAATCCACTCCTGAACATGTACGCATGATCATGATCGATCCCAAGATGCTGGAACTGTCGGTCTACGACGGCATACCGCATCTCCTGACGCCGGTAATCACCGACATGAAAGATGCTGCCAATGGCCTGCGCTGGTGCGTGGCCGAGATGGAACGTCGTTACAAGCTGATGTCAATGCTTGGGGTCAGAAACCTGGCCGGTTACAACAAGAAGGTTCTGGAAGCGAGCAAGTTGGGTAAACCCATACTCGATCCACTCTGGCAGCCGGATCCAATGATTCTGGAAGAGGAGCAGGCGGCGTCGGAACTGGAACCGTTGCCACATATAGTCGTGCTGGTGGACGAACTGGCGGATATGATGATGGTGGTGGGCAAAAAGGTTGAAGAGCTTATTGCCCGTATCGCCCAGAAAGCCAGAGCCGCAGGTATACACCTTATTCTCGCCACACAGCGTCCGTCCGTCGATGTGCTGACCGGTCTCATCAAGGCCAACATACCTACCCGTCTGGCGTTCATGGTGCAGTCCAAGGTTGATTCACGCACGATCCTTGGTGAGGGCGGGGCGGAGCAGCTGCTCGGCCATGGGGATATGCTGCTGCTGCCGCCGGGTGGCGGTGTGGCGACCCGGGTTCATGGTGCGTTTGTCAGCGACGAGGAGGTGCACCGGGTAGTGGCCGACTGGAAGCAGCGTGGCTCTCCGCAATACGTGCATGAAATCACTCAGGGCGTCGACGAGACAGCAATGGGCATGGGGGGCGGTGCCAGCGGCGGAGAGGGTGAGGAAGACGATGATCTCTATGACGAAGCCGTCCGCTTTGTAACGGAAAGCCGTAAAGCGTCCATTTCGGCAGTGCAGCGTAAACTGCGGGTAGGTTATAACCGGGCCGCCCGCATGATTGAAACCATGGAGGCGGCCGGTGTGGTCTCGGAGATGGGCAGTAACGGCAGTCGTGAAGTCATTGCGCCACCGCCGCCGAGGGACTGA
- the aat gene encoding leucyl/phenylalanyl-tRNA--protein transferase, which translates to MSLAWLDPAKIGFPDVESALTDPNGLLAAGGDLRPEWLIHAYQRGIFPWFEAGQPILWWTPDPRMVLFPEQLHVSRSLRKLLRKNPLRLTLDTDFAGVISACAGPRNKSEGTWITAELSDAYQRLHRLGIAHSVEVWDGENLAGGLYGVALGRVFFGESMFSHSSNSSKLALVFLTEHLRQWGYKLIDCQVASPHLSSLGAREIPRQEFMGLLSKLINGQRKPHYWPGVEPKEPETTLKNEL; encoded by the coding sequence ATGTCACTTGCCTGGCTGGACCCTGCCAAGATCGGCTTCCCGGATGTCGAGTCGGCCCTGACTGACCCTAACGGACTGCTGGCGGCGGGCGGGGATCTCCGGCCGGAGTGGTTAATCCATGCCTATCAGCGTGGCATTTTCCCCTGGTTCGAAGCCGGTCAGCCAATTCTCTGGTGGACGCCAGACCCCCGTATGGTGCTGTTTCCCGAACAATTGCACGTTTCCCGCAGCCTCAGGAAACTGCTTCGCAAAAACCCGTTGCGCCTTACCCTGGATACCGATTTCGCCGGGGTTATCAGTGCCTGTGCCGGCCCCAGGAACAAGTCTGAAGGAACCTGGATAACCGCTGAGCTGAGCGATGCCTACCAGCGCCTGCACCGCCTCGGCATCGCGCATTCGGTGGAAGTCTGGGACGGCGAGAATCTGGCGGGAGGCCTGTACGGCGTTGCCCTGGGACGGGTGTTCTTTGGGGAGTCCATGTTCAGTCACAGCTCAAATAGTTCCAAACTGGCACTGGTTTTTTTAACAGAACACTTGCGACAATGGGGCTATAAGCTTATTGACTGCCAGGTGGCCTCACCTCACCTCAGCAGCTTGGGTGCACGGGAAATACCGCGCCAGGAATTCATGGGCCTGTTGAGCAAGCTGATAAACGGACAACGAAAACCTCACTACTGGCCCGGCGTCGAACCCAAGGAACCGGAGACTACCTTAAAAAATGAACTCTGA
- the serS gene encoding serine--tRNA ligase has product MLDPKWLRAEPQKLAELLKKKRFVLDLDKVQALDSRRKELQLETEHLQGERNNRSKMIGKAKAAGEDASELMQAVGEINQQLEVLKSSLAEVQDELQDMLTAVPNIPHESVPEGNDESANVLVDSWGTPGEFAFEVRDHVALGEGLSGGVPVDKAMDFAAATKIAGARFAVMRGPLARLHRALIQLMLDTHTGENGYTEVYVPYLVNADSLFGTSQLPKFEEDLFKIGGEHGFYLIPTAEVPVTNLVRDEILDPEVLPLKFAAHTPCFRSEAGSYGRDTRGMIRQHQFEKVELVQIVHPEQSEQALEELTGHAEAILQKLKLPYRKVVLCGGDLGFGSHKTYDLEVWLPSQNCYREISSCSSFTDFQARRMQARFRNPQTGKPELVHTLNGSGLAVGRTLVAILENFQTVDGKVLIPEALQPYMAGQSILE; this is encoded by the coding sequence ATGTTAGACCCCAAATGGTTGCGGGCCGAACCCCAAAAGCTGGCCGAGCTGTTAAAAAAGAAACGCTTTGTTCTGGACCTGGACAAGGTGCAGGCACTTGATAGCAGGCGCAAGGAGCTGCAGCTGGAAACAGAACATCTTCAGGGTGAGCGCAATAATCGTTCCAAAATGATAGGCAAGGCCAAGGCGGCGGGCGAAGATGCCAGCGAATTGATGCAGGCTGTCGGCGAGATCAATCAGCAGCTTGAAGTGCTGAAATCATCGTTAGCTGAGGTTCAGGACGAACTTCAGGACATGCTCACCGCGGTACCGAATATCCCCCATGAATCCGTACCCGAAGGTAACGATGAGTCAGCCAATGTGCTTGTCGACAGCTGGGGTACGCCGGGAGAATTTGCCTTTGAAGTCAGGGATCATGTTGCGCTCGGGGAAGGCTTGAGCGGGGGTGTGCCTGTGGACAAGGCGATGGATTTCGCTGCCGCTACCAAGATCGCGGGAGCCCGTTTCGCCGTGATGCGGGGCCCGCTTGCACGGCTTCATCGCGCGCTGATTCAACTGATGCTGGACACTCACACCGGAGAGAATGGTTATACCGAGGTTTATGTGCCTTATCTGGTCAATGCTGACTCGCTGTTTGGAACATCTCAATTGCCGAAGTTCGAAGAAGACCTGTTCAAGATCGGGGGCGAGCATGGCTTTTATCTGATACCGACCGCCGAAGTGCCTGTCACTAATCTGGTCCGTGACGAAATTCTCGACCCCGAAGTACTGCCGCTGAAGTTTGCTGCCCATACCCCTTGTTTCCGCAGCGAAGCAGGGTCCTACGGTAGAGACACGCGCGGCATGATCCGCCAACACCAGTTTGAAAAGGTTGAGTTGGTGCAGATCGTTCACCCGGAGCAGTCAGAGCAGGCTCTTGAAGAACTCACGGGACATGCCGAAGCAATACTGCAGAAACTCAAGCTTCCCTATCGCAAGGTAGTCCTCTGCGGTGGCGACCTGGGTTTTGGCTCGCACAAGACCTATGACCTGGAAGTCTGGCTACCGTCGCAGAACTGCTATCGGGAAATTTCATCCTGCAGTTCCTTCACCGATTTTCAGGCGCGGCGAATGCAGGCGCGTTTTCGTAACCCGCAAACCGGCAAGCCTGAGCTGGTTCACACGTTGAACGGTTCGGGCCTGGCAGTGGGTCGGACGCTGGTAGCCATTCTGGAAAATTTTCAGACCGTCGATGGCAAGGTGCTCATCCCTGAGGCCCTGCAGCCCTATATGGCGGGCCAGTCCATACTGGAGTAG
- a CDS encoding arginyltransferase, which translates to MNSESKAVKSVRLFRTAPHDCSYLKRRQASTLFVDPEVILTSSINSQLSERGFRRSGSHIYRPDCEGCQSCISTRILVNDFQPGRRHRRVLNRNRDLSIREKDAVDHPEAFDLYCEYISQRHADGDMYPPSAEQYASFISVKPEGTRFFEFFQNDRVLAVCVLDQLQHGLSAVYTFYDPREERRSLGNFVILWQIQEARALGLPYLYLGYWVKDCPKMSYKSSYRPLEMFVKGKWIRLE; encoded by the coding sequence ATGAACTCTGAATCCAAGGCTGTAAAATCGGTCCGGCTGTTCCGCACCGCTCCCCACGACTGCAGCTACCTGAAGAGGCGCCAGGCTTCCACGCTTTTCGTGGATCCGGAGGTCATACTCACCTCTTCTATCAACTCGCAATTATCCGAACGGGGTTTCCGCCGCAGCGGTTCCCATATCTACAGACCCGACTGTGAAGGCTGTCAATCCTGTATTTCCACCCGCATCCTGGTGAACGATTTCCAGCCGGGTCGACGTCACCGCCGGGTCCTCAATCGCAACCGTGATTTAAGCATTAGAGAAAAGGATGCTGTTGATCATCCTGAGGCTTTTGACCTTTACTGCGAGTACATAAGTCAGCGGCACGCCGATGGCGACATGTACCCTCCCAGCGCGGAGCAGTACGCCTCGTTTATCTCAGTCAAGCCAGAGGGGACACGGTTTTTCGAATTCTTTCAGAACGACCGTGTGCTGGCAGTCTGCGTCCTTGATCAGCTGCAGCACGGCCTGTCGGCGGTTTACACGTTCTATGATCCGCGGGAAGAACGTCGCTCGCTGGGTAATTTTGTCATCCTGTGGCAGATCCAGGAGGCGCGTGCCCTTGGGCTGCCGTATCTGTATCTGGGTTACTGGGTCAAGGATTGCCCGAAGATGAGCTATAAGAGCAGCTACCGGCCACTGGAGATGTTCGTCAAAGGAAAATGGATACGTCTGGAGTAG
- the infA gene encoding translation initiation factor IF-1 — MAKEDQIEMEGEVVETLPNTMFRVKLENGHIVTAHISGKMRKNYIRILTGDQVRVELTPYDLTKGRITYRAR, encoded by the coding sequence ATGGCGAAAGAAGATCAGATTGAAATGGAAGGAGAAGTCGTCGAGACCCTTCCCAACACCATGTTCAGAGTCAAGCTGGAGAACGGCCACATTGTGACCGCTCATATTTCCGGAAAGATGCGCAAGAACTACATCCGAATTCTTACCGGTGACCAGGTCAGGGTGGAATTGACTCCTTACGACCTGACCAAAGGGCGAATTACCTATCGCGCCAGGTAA
- the cysG gene encoding siroheme synthase CysG, whose amino-acid sequence MDYLPVFLDVKGRKCLLVGGGEVALRKARLLLRAGASLRVIAERIDPPLQALLAPDPHQFRLGLFTSDDLEGVALVVAATDDEAVNQQVSEQAQARQIPVNAVDQPGLCTLIFPALVDRSPVVVAISSGGSSPVLARKIKEMVEVQLPGATGTLAELLGSYRQRVKEQVTAFDARLRFWEQVLDSDVPELVYSGQLQQAHSQLEEMLADANARSPRGEVYLAGAGPGDPDLLTLKALRLLQKADVVLYDRLVSDAILAKIRPDAERIHVGKERSTHLVPQDRINEMLVELARQGKRVLRLKGGDPFIFGRGGEEMASLIDEDIPFQIVPGITAASGCAAYAGIPLTHREHAHSVLFLTGHFKNEDEEPDWKCLAVHKQTLVFYMGLMNLATICARLIEHGLSATTSAALIQKGTTTEQLVVAADLAGLPALVEKKGVRAPTLLIVGEVVRLRDKLSWYEPLGVTDSER is encoded by the coding sequence ATGGATTACCTGCCGGTTTTCCTTGATGTGAAAGGCAGGAAATGCCTGCTGGTTGGCGGTGGAGAGGTGGCGCTGCGCAAGGCCCGACTGCTGCTTCGCGCGGGTGCCAGCCTGCGGGTGATCGCCGAGCGTATCGACCCACCACTGCAGGCTCTGCTGGCACCAGACCCGCATCAGTTTCGTCTCGGCCTCTTTACTTCCGATGATCTGGAGGGTGTCGCTCTGGTAGTGGCGGCCACGGATGACGAGGCAGTCAATCAACAAGTCTCCGAGCAGGCACAGGCACGACAGATTCCCGTCAATGCTGTCGACCAGCCAGGCTTATGCACACTTATTTTTCCAGCTCTGGTTGATCGCAGCCCGGTGGTGGTGGCAATTTCAAGCGGGGGAAGCTCCCCGGTGCTGGCGCGCAAGATCAAGGAAATGGTGGAGGTTCAGCTGCCAGGGGCAACGGGCACGCTGGCCGAACTGCTTGGCAGTTATCGCCAACGCGTTAAAGAACAGGTCACCGCTTTCGATGCCCGTCTGCGTTTCTGGGAGCAGGTGCTGGATAGCGATGTCCCGGAGCTGGTTTACAGCGGCCAGTTGCAGCAGGCTCATTCGCAGCTCGAAGAGATGCTCGCTGACGCCAACGCTCGCAGCCCCCGAGGGGAAGTCTATCTCGCAGGAGCGGGCCCGGGTGATCCTGACCTGCTGACACTGAAAGCATTGCGCCTTCTGCAGAAGGCCGATGTGGTGCTGTACGACCGGCTGGTGTCTGATGCCATCCTGGCCAAAATACGCCCCGATGCCGAACGTATTCATGTGGGCAAAGAGCGTTCCACCCATCTGGTTCCCCAGGACCGGATCAATGAAATGCTGGTGGAACTGGCCAGGCAGGGAAAACGGGTTCTGCGGCTGAAGGGCGGCGACCCCTTCATTTTCGGCCGCGGCGGAGAAGAGATGGCATCGTTGATCGATGAAGATATTCCGTTTCAGATCGTGCCCGGCATTACCGCCGCATCGGGCTGCGCCGCCTACGCGGGTATACCATTGACGCACCGGGAACATGCCCATTCGGTGCTGTTTCTAACCGGTCATTTCAAAAATGAAGACGAAGAACCGGATTGGAAGTGCCTGGCCGTGCACAAGCAGACCCTGGTGTTCTATATGGGCCTTATGAACCTGGCGACCATTTGCGCCCGTCTGATCGAGCATGGTCTGTCCGCAACAACATCCGCCGCACTGATCCAGAAAGGGACCACGACGGAGCAACTCGTCGTTGCCGCTGATCTGGCAGGACTGCCTGCCCTGGTCGAGAAGAAAGGGGTGCGTGCTCCCACATTATTGATCGTGGGCGAGGTCGTCAGGCTGCGGGATAAGCTGAGCTGGTATGAACCGCTTGGCGTAACCGATAGCGAGCGCTGA
- a CDS encoding replication-associated recombination protein A, producing the protein MADSLLQEENEEQYQPLAARMRPRKLDQFIGQQHILAPGKALYQAISQGNMHSMVFWGPPGVGKTTLARIIAATTESRFESLSAVLAGVKDIREAVERARHHRQGRGQQTLLFVDEVHRFNKAQQDAFLPHIEEGTIIFIGATTENPAFELNNALLSRARVYVLKSLTEEQLIELLVRVMEDDEKGLGKLALQMDEGAALALARASDGDARRLLNLLEIAADMATETESGTLVISPDTVAQVTLESLQRFDKGGDLFYDQISALHKAVRGSSPDAALYWLTRMLDGGCDPLYIARRMLRMASEDIGNADPRALQLALAGWDSWQRLGSPEGDLALAQVVIYLACAPKSNAVYEAAHSASATVKQSGSMDVPPHLRNAVSSLAKELGHGESYRYAHDEAGGFAAGENYFPESLRNAEFYFPRDVGLESRIREKLEHLKQLNRASDTKRYND; encoded by the coding sequence ATGGCCGACTCGTTGTTACAGGAAGAAAACGAAGAACAGTACCAGCCGCTGGCTGCTCGGATGCGCCCCCGAAAGCTGGACCAATTTATCGGTCAGCAGCACATTCTGGCTCCTGGTAAAGCGCTCTATCAGGCGATCAGCCAGGGCAACATGCATTCCATGGTTTTCTGGGGCCCGCCCGGGGTCGGTAAAACCACGCTGGCTCGCATAATCGCGGCAACGACGGAGAGTCGCTTCGAAAGCCTGTCGGCAGTGTTGGCCGGTGTAAAGGACATTCGCGAAGCGGTAGAGCGAGCCAGGCATCACCGCCAGGGCAGGGGGCAGCAGACCCTGCTTTTCGTGGACGAAGTTCACCGTTTCAACAAAGCCCAGCAGGATGCTTTTCTCCCCCATATTGAAGAAGGCACCATCATCTTTATCGGCGCTACCACTGAAAACCCCGCCTTTGAGCTTAATAACGCGCTGTTATCCAGGGCGCGGGTCTATGTGTTGAAGAGCCTGACTGAGGAACAACTGATTGAACTGCTTGTTCGTGTTATGGAGGATGATGAGAAGGGCCTGGGTAAGCTGGCATTGCAGATGGACGAGGGTGCAGCCCTGGCCCTGGCCCGGGCGAGTGATGGCGATGCCCGTCGACTATTGAACCTGCTGGAAATTGCCGCTGATATGGCCACTGAGACAGAGAGTGGTACCCTGGTCATCAGTCCCGATACCGTTGCTCAGGTGACGCTGGAAAGTCTGCAGCGCTTCGATAAGGGCGGCGATCTTTTTTACGATCAGATATCGGCATTGCACAAGGCGGTGCGCGGCAGCTCTCCCGATGCGGCGCTGTACTGGCTTACCCGCATGTTGGACGGGGGGTGTGATCCGTTATATATTGCGCGCCGCATGTTGCGTATGGCCAGCGAAGACATTGGCAACGCAGACCCCAGAGCCCTGCAGCTGGCGCTGGCGGGCTGGGATTCCTGGCAGCGGCTGGGTAGTCCGGAAGGTGATCTGGCACTCGCGCAGGTGGTTATTTACCTGGCCTGCGCGCCTAAGAGCAATGCCGTGTATGAGGCGGCGCACAGCGCCAGTGCGACAGTCAAACAATCCGGCAGCATGGACGTGCCACCGCATCTGCGTAATGCGGTTTCCAGCCTGGCGAAGGAGCTGGGCCATGGCGAGAGCTACAGGTATGCCCATGACGAGGCTGGTGGCTTTGCCGCCGGGGAGAATTACTTCCCGGAATCTCTGCGCAATGCTGAGTTCTATTTCCCCAGGGACGTGGGCCTGGAAAGCAGAATTCGGGAGAAGCTGGAGCATCTCAAGCAATTGAATCGGGCCAGCGACACCAAGCGTTATAACGACTGA
- the crcB gene encoding fluoride efflux transporter CrcB, producing the protein MSYYLAIALGGAFGAVCRYWLISLAERHNTGLFPVGTLAVNVVGSLLIGILFVMLTEKIQLAAYLRPLLVIGFLGALTTFSTFSLDALLLMQQGLFFSALSYIVASVVSCILAAWAGMSLVRYVI; encoded by the coding sequence ATGAGCTATTATCTGGCCATTGCCCTTGGCGGCGCGTTCGGTGCCGTCTGCCGTTACTGGCTGATCAGTCTGGCCGAGCGTCACAACACGGGGTTATTTCCGGTGGGAACGTTGGCTGTCAATGTCGTGGGTTCGCTGCTGATTGGTATTCTGTTTGTGATGCTGACAGAAAAAATTCAACTGGCAGCCTACCTGCGGCCTTTACTGGTAATCGGGTTTCTCGGGGCGTTGACAACTTTTTCCACCTTCTCACTGGATGCCCTGCTACTGATGCAGCAGGGGCTGTTTTTTTCGGCCTTAAGCTACATCGTGGCCAGTGTTGTCTCCTGCATCCTGGCGGCCTGGGCCGGCATGAGCCTGGTGCGATATGTAATTTAG
- a CDS encoding TusE/DsrC/DsvC family sulfur relay protein: MNRFLQCKDRLVAIDSEGYLKNLDDWDREVAVSLAESCQIRLRDAHWEVIEAVREFYAQYQLSPPMRPLVKLVKQQLGDDKGRSVYLMKLFGGSAARTVNKIAGLPRPANCL, encoded by the coding sequence ATGAATCGATTCCTGCAGTGTAAAGACCGCCTTGTCGCGATAGACAGCGAAGGCTACCTCAAGAACCTCGATGACTGGGACAGAGAAGTGGCGGTATCACTGGCAGAAAGCTGCCAGATCAGGCTCCGCGACGCTCACTGGGAGGTGATTGAGGCGGTCCGGGAATTCTACGCCCAGTATCAGCTTTCCCCACCGATGCGCCCGCTGGTAAAGCTGGTCAAGCAGCAGCTGGGCGATGACAAAGGCCGCAGTGTTTACCTGATGAAACTGTTTGGTGGCAGTGCCGCCAGAACGGTTAATAAGATTGCCGGCCTGCCCCGCCCGGCTAACTGCCTCTGA